From Ipomoea triloba cultivar NCNSP0323 chromosome 5, ASM357664v1, the proteins below share one genomic window:
- the LOC116020921 gene encoding oleosin 18.2 kDa-like, whose product MATRTPTQQLQVHPQYHHGFEAGVKAGHYNNPSHHAAGPSATQILAIITLLPVCGTLLGLAGITLAGTLIGLMVAIPLFLLFSPVIVPAVIAIGLAVTGFLTSGALGLSGLSSLSWLLDYLRQGKSVPEQMVWTKRRMQDAVVQLGQKTKDVGQTIQNTAQDTGKDQGTWTTA is encoded by the coding sequence ATGGCCACCCGTACGCCAACGCAGCAGCTCCAAGTCCACCCGCAGTACCACCACGGCTTCGAGGCCGGCGTGAAAGCGGGCCACTATAATAACCCGTCTCATCATGCTGCGGGTCCCTCGGCCACCCAAATCCTCGCAATCATCACTCTCCTCCCCGTATGTGGGACCCTGCTGGGCCTTGCCGGGATAACCCTCGCCGGGACTCTGATTGGCCTTATGGTTGCCATCCCGCTGTTTCTCCTCTTCAGCCCCGTTATTGTGCCCGCTGTCATTGCAATCGGGCTAGCGGTCACCGGGTTTCTGACCTCGGGCGCGCTTGGGTTGTCGGGTTTGTCGTCGTTGTCGTGGCTTCTGGATTACTTGAGGCAGGGGAAGTCGGTGCCGGAGCAGATGGTGTGGACCAAGAGGCGCATGCAGGATGCGGTGGTTCAATTGGGGCAGAAGACTAAGGATGTGGGTCAGACGATTCAGAACACGGCTCAAGACACCGGGAAAGATCAAGGTACATGGACGACGGCGTGA
- the LOC116019165 gene encoding LOB domain-containing protein 25-like, with the protein MSFSSSPSSSSSSSYSNPPCAACKFLRRKCLPDCIFAPYFPAEEPQQFANVHRIFGASNVGKTLSAIPPHQRQDAVNSLAYEAEARTKDPVYGCVAAISVLQRHVIRLQKELDDANADLMRYATAKPLPHHHQGYPGMEFVTMNQTAAYRDNNQQRASDNEFGMPPPAAGDRSPYYPEVVDADC; encoded by the coding sequence atgtctttttcttcttctccttcctctTCAAGTTCCAGCAGCTATTCAAACCCTCCTTGCGCGGCCTGCAAGTTTCTGCGGCGGAAATGCCTGCCGGACTGCATCTTCGCGCCGTACTTCCCGGCGGAGGAGCCGCAGCAGTTCGCCAACGTCCACCGGATCTTCGGCGCCAGCAACGTCGGCAAGACGCTAAGCGCCATCCCGCCGCACCAGCGGCAAGACGCCGTGAACTCCCTCGCCTACGAGGCGGAGGCGCGTACAAAGGACCCCGTTTACGGCTGCGTAGCCGCCATCTCCGTGCTGCAGCGCCACGTCATCCGCCTCCAGAAGGAGCTGGACGACGCCAACGCCGATCTGATGCGATACGCCACCGCAAAGCCCCTTCCCCATCATCATCAGGGATATCCGGGAATGGAATTTGTGACGATGAATCAAACGGCGGCGTATCGTGATAATAATCAACAGAGGGCTTCCGATAATGAGTTTGGAATGCCACCTCCGGCCGCCGGTGATCGGTCGCCGTATTACCCTGAGGTGGTAGATGctgattgttga